The following nucleotide sequence is from Ensifer adhaerens.
TCGTCACCAACCACCCGGACGACGGTCAACTCGCCACGTTGATAAACCGCACCGGCAAAGTCGTGATCGCCGACGAAGACGTTCCCGGCGCGCAGGCGCCCAAGCTCTTCTGCGATAACGAGCTGGGCGGAGCGCTCGCAGGCCGGCATCTGGCGGAATTCGGGCACAGGGATGTGCTGTTCGTCGGCGGCCCGCAAGCGATGATCAGTTCGCGTCGGCGCTCCAACGGTCTTGAGCGGACGCTGCGCGACGCGTTCGGCGAGGATATCCGTCTTTTAAAATACGCCGGTGACTACACCGTGGCCTTCGGTCGGCAGGCGGCGAAGCGCTTCATCGAGGAAGGTCGCCCGGCAACGGCGATCTTCGCCAGCTCGGACGAAATCGCCATCGGCATGATCGAGGTCTTCCGGGACCAGGGGGTTTCGATCCCGGACGATGTTTCGGTCATCGGCTTTGACGACGTCGGCCCGCTCCATCTTTTCGGTCCGCCTATGACCGCCATTCGCCAGCCGGTCCGCGCGATCGGCGGGCGTGCCCTCTCCCTTCTTCTCGAAACAAACTGGCAGGGCAAACAGGCTCTCGTCGAAGAGCTCCTGCCAGTCGAAATCGTCGTGCGGAAATCCGTTGCTCCGCCTGCGAAACGATAAATCACGCAATGGAGAACCAACAGAGGATGAGAACATGAACTGGAATTTGAAACGCAGGACTTTAGTCGCCACGCTTGGTTTCACGGCATTGACGACCCTCGGCGCTGCTCTCTCGCCGGCCCTTGCCGCCGAAAAGACCTTTGCACTCGTGCAAATCAACCAGCAGGCGCTTTTCTTCAATCAGATGAACGAAGGCGCGCAGAAGGCGGCCGACGCTGCCGGCGCGAAGCTCGTCATCTTCAATGCCAACAACGACCCGGCCGCGCAGAACAGTGCGATCGAAACCTACATCCAGCAGAAGGTCGATGGCATCGCCGTCGTCGCAATCGACGTCAACGGCATCATGCCGGCGGTCAACCAGGCAGCCGAAGCCGGGATCCCCGTCGTCGCCATCGATGCGATCCTTCCGGAAGGCCCGCAGAAGGCGCAGATCGGCGTCGACAACGCAACGGCCGGCGCCGACATGGGCAAGTTCTTCCTCGAATACATCAAGGCCAACGCCGATGGCAAAGCCAAGATCGGTGTCGTCGGCGCGCTGAACTCCTTCATTCAGAACGTTCGCCAGGAGGGATTTGAAAAGACCATCAAGGATGTCGACGGTATCAGCTCGGCCGGCGTCGTCGATGGACAGAACGTGCAGGACAACGCGCTCGCTGCCGCCGAGAACCTGATTACCGGCAATCCCGACCTGACCGCAATCTATGCGACCGGCGAGCCGGCCCTGATGGGTGCCATCGCCGCGGTCGAAAGCCAGAGCAAGCAGGATAGCGTGAAGGTCTTCGGTTGGGACCTGACGGCCCAGGCGATCGCCGGCATCGACGCCGGCTACGTCACCGCCGTGATCCAGCAGGACCCGGCTGCCATGGGTGCCGCTGCCGTCGACGCCTTGAAGAAGGTCTCCGACGGCGGCAGCGTCGAAAAGACCATCGCCGTGCCGGTAACGATC
It contains:
- a CDS encoding substrate-binding domain-containing protein, with translation MNWNLKRRTLVATLGFTALTTLGAALSPALAAEKTFALVQINQQALFFNQMNEGAQKAADAAGAKLVIFNANNDPAAQNSAIETYIQQKVDGIAVVAIDVNGIMPAVNQAAEAGIPVVAIDAILPEGPQKAQIGVDNATAGADMGKFFLEYIKANADGKAKIGVVGALNSFIQNVRQEGFEKTIKDVDGISSAGVVDGQNVQDNALAAAENLITGNPDLTAIYATGEPALMGAIAAVESQSKQDSVKVFGWDLTAQAIAGIDAGYVTAVIQQDPAAMGAAAVDALKKVSDGGSVEKTIAVPVTIVTKDNVEPYRAIFK
- a CDS encoding LacI family DNA-binding transcriptional regulator, producing the protein MTTRRVTGLKDVARAAGVSVTTVSRLLNGSLDLPFETKKRISDAIRDLNYQPNPHARRLSRGRSETIGLVVPDIANPFFATLVAAVEEEADTRGLAVSLYATLNRAGREVAYLQLIERNHVDGLIFVTNHPDDGQLATLINRTGKVVIADEDVPGAQAPKLFCDNELGGALAGRHLAEFGHRDVLFVGGPQAMISSRRRSNGLERTLRDAFGEDIRLLKYAGDYTVAFGRQAAKRFIEEGRPATAIFASSDEIAIGMIEVFRDQGVSIPDDVSVIGFDDVGPLHLFGPPMTAIRQPVRAIGGRALSLLLETNWQGKQALVEELLPVEIVVRKSVAPPAKR